The Euphorbia lathyris chromosome 2, ddEupLath1.1, whole genome shotgun sequence genome includes a window with the following:
- the LOC136216488 gene encoding eukaryotic translation initiation factor 4G isoform X1 translates to MSFNQSRSDKSDTQYRKSGRSAGSNQQRTSSGAYGKGGGGGPALSPSSSNTNSNRSFKKNSNAQGGQSRVNAQAVNSSDPANSSGHRHVQNGAHSQPPLHGASDAPVSVGTAKPVETSTTQRSARPVPKAPTSQSTSLSSENASPVTPTKSPGDASKAFPFQFGSISPGFMNGMQIPARTSSAPPNLDEQKRDQARNDNFRPAPPLPIPAPKQQIPRKDMGAVDQSNAGEAYPVPKAKKDIQVSAALPVSQTQKSSVLPMPMTSMQMPFHQSPVSVQFGGPNSQIQPQGVPPTSLQMPMPMTALPPQGQQPMFVPGLQPHPMQPQGIMHQGQGLAFAPQMGPQMPPQLGNLAIGISSQYPQQQGGKFGGQRKTTVKITDPKTHEELRLDKRTDTYVDSGSTGLRSHPNMPPQSQPIPSYAPTHPINYYPNSYNPNNLFFQPSSSLPLTSGQTVPNSQPPRFNYSVSQGLPNASIANPSAVNSLPNKSGISMHVKAEPPNLEQMRDAHNVISSASSGTVQVKVKPATSTGEKVVDSLSSNSSSAVEKGLSSKLSRLPVEGNLSPGQKDSENILDSSLRHSQPGTDSLVPKSVAVASGQSVPAIVENIASNSVSLPVPVHPEESVLVGTCPEGGRKESLSRSNSIKDHQKKQGKKGYIQSHQIGGQSTSVSSVPSRTQEQGISSNIGVSDSMDIKATPTSSLVVGEASTESVPTVGISTSDVSEANVNHSGDSSVGIRGVIDSLQSKDDSVKLEDKNSEISEESIASKSIDHINQSEKESALVDEVLTLETQQEMSDEPVTSHTENARMPDNIDASTSRDLESADIEKSHVDDILVSDASSRKSDLIENKEVPVTKSSPSEQQFAPVSTSVHSEATSKHEGDIVDNSGGSMGSIVSSKDKAAELTRTKSTTGKLKKKMKVILQKADAAGTTSDLYMAYKGPEEKKESTSSEVIESNSAISKDAVADAYLVDSVVSEKGVQNKFEPDDWEDAADISTPKLENSDNREQVLGGTVEHGKDGKKYSRDFLLKFSEQCTDLPESFEITSDIGDALMTVNISQFVERESFPSPGRVMDRSNSGSRMDRRGGNVADNDRWSKLPGPYGMGRDLHLDIGLGGNVGFRPQGGNFGVLRNPRTQAPIQYVGGILSGPMQAMGSHGGMQRNSPDAERWQRATNFQQKGLIPSPQTPMQIMHKAERKYEVGKITDEEQSKQRQLKAILNKLTPQNFEKLFEQVKAVNIDNAVTLTGVISQIFDKALMEPTFCEMYANFCHHLAGELPDFTENNERITFKRLLLNKCQEEFERGEREQEEANKADEEGETKQSPEEREEKRTNARRRMLGNIRLIGELYKKKMLTERIMHECIKKLLGQYQNPDEEDVEALCKLMSTIGEMIDHPKAKEHMDAYFDRMFKLSNNMKLSSRVRFMLKDAIDLRRNKWQQRRKVEGPKKIDEVHRDAAQERHHQSSRISRNPTINPPPRRAPMDFGPRGSGMVFSPNQQMGGFHGLPAQARGFGNQDVRYEERQSYEARTLSVPLPRPLGDDSITLGPQGGLARGMSIRGTPAMATTSIAEFSPNPGDSRRMAAGLNGFSTAAERQAYSPREDFVPRDLRAQDRSFDRPLATSPPGRAQPPTLTQNPPSEKVWPEEQLRDMSMAAIKEFYSARDEGEVALCIKDLNSSSFHPSMISLWVTDSFERKDMERDLLTKLLVNLARSQDAMLTSPQLIKGFDLVLATLEDAVNDAPKAAEFLGRMFGKAVVENVVALGEIGKLLYTGGEEPGRLLEIGLAGDVLGSTMEMIRSEKGESVLNEIKNSSNLHVEDFRPPDPNRSRILEKFIR, encoded by the exons ATGTCCTTCAATCAATCCAGGTCCGATAAGAGTGACACACAGTATCGGAAATCAGGACGATCCGCCGGCTCTAATCAGCAGCGGACCTCCTCAGGTGCTTACGGTAAGGGCGGTGGTGGCGGGCCCGCCCTCTCACCGTCTTCATCTAATACCAACTCTAATCGGAG TTTTAAGAAGAATAGCAATGCTCAAGGTGGGCAATCTAGGGTGAATGCACAAGCTGTGAATTCTTCTGATCCTGCCAACTCTTCTGGTCATCGTCATGTACAGAATGGTGCCCATTCGCAGCCTCCATTACACG GAGCTTCTGATGCACCTGTTTCAGTTGGTACTGCTAAGCCGGTTGAAACATCAACCACTCAGAGGAGTGCCCGACCTGTTCCAAAGGCTCCAACTTCTCAATCTACCTCCTTGAGCTCTGAGAATGCGTCACCTGTGACACCCACCAAGA GTCCTGGAGATGCATCTAAGGCATTCCCATTTCAGTTTGGGTCCATAAGTCCTGGTTTCATGAATGGGATGCAG ATTCCAGCTCGGACAAGCTCGGCTCCTCCAAATTTGGATGAGCAGAAACGTGACCAG GCACGCAATGATAACTTCCGACCTGCACCACCATTGCCAATTCCTGCTCCTAAGCAGCAAATACCAAGGAAGGATATGGGTGCTGTTGACCAATCTAATGCTGGAGAGGCTTATCCAGTACCTAAAGCGAAAAAAGATATCCAAGTCTCAGCTGCATTACCCGTGAGCCAAACACAGAAGTCATCTGTTCTTCCAATGCCCATGACTTCCATGCAAATGCCATTTCATCAGTCACCAGTGTCTGTGCAGTTTGGCGGTCCTAATTCGCAGATTCAGCCTCAAGGTGTCCCACCAACTTCGCTTCAAATGCCAATGCCAATGACAGCCTTACCACCCCAAGGGCAACAGCCAATGTTTGTTCCAGGCCTTCAACCCCATCCTATGCAGCCTCAAGGAATCATGCATCAAGGCCAGGGTTTGGCTTTTGCTCCTCAAATGGGTCCCCAGATGCCTCCTCAGCTAGGCAACTTAGCAATTGGGATCTCCTCTCAATATCCTCAACAACAGGGTGGAAAATTTGGAGGTCAAAGGAAAACAACAGTGAAGATCACTGATCCAAAAACGCATGAAGAGCTGAGGCTTGATAAGCGGACAGATACATATGTCGATAGTGGATCAACAGGTCTTAGGTCACATCCTAACATGCCTCCTCAGTCACAGCCGATCCCATCATATGCTCCTACCCATCCAATCAATTATTACCCAAACTCTTATAATCCAAATAATCTATTTTTCCAGCCATCAAGCTCTCTGCCACTGACCAGTGGCCAGACAGTACCCAATTCTCAGCCGCCTAGGTTCAATTATTCTGTTAGCCAAGGTCTTCCGAATGCATCAATTGCGAATCCATCTGCTGTTAATTCTCTACCCAACAAGTCTGGAATTTCAATGCATGTTAAGGCAGAGCCACCTAATCTGGAACAAATGCGAGATGCGCATAATGTGATATCGTCTGCTTCTTCTGGAACGGTGCAGGTGAAAGTAAAACCAGCTACTTCTACTGGGGAGAAGGTCGTGGATTCACTATCATCAAACAGCTCATCTGCTGTTGAGAAGGGATTATCCAGTAAACTTTCTAGACTTCCGGTGGAAGGTAACTTATCTCCTGGGCAGAAGGATTCAGAGAATATTCTTGACAGTTCTTTACGTCATTCACAACCTGGCACTGACTCTTTAGTGCCCAAGTCAGTTGCAGTGGCTTCTGGACAATCTGTACCAGCCATTGTTGAAAATATCGCATCCAATTCTGTGTCACTTCCTGTACCTGTGCACCCAGAGGAATCTGTACTGGTCGGCACCTGTCCTGAAGGTGGAAGAAAGGAAAGTCTGAGCAGGTCAAACTCCATTAAGGATCATCAGAAGAAGCAAGGGAAAAAGGGTTATATCCAGTCGCACCAG ATTGGTGGTCAATCTACATCAGTCTCAAGCGTTCCTTCTCGTACTCAAGAACAGGGTATATCTTCTAATATTGGAGTTTCTGATTCCATGGACATTAAAGCAACCCCTACATCATCATTAGTGGTTGGTGAAGCTTCAACAGAATCAGTCCCAACAGTTGGTATTTCCACATCTGATGTTTCTGAAGCGAATGTGAATCATTCTGGAGATAGTTCTGTTGGTATTCGAGGTGTTATTGATAGTTTGCAATCAAAGGATGACAGTGTCAAGCTAGAAGATAAAAATTCTGAGATTTCTGAGGAGTCTATAGCCTCAAAATCGATAGACCATATCAATCAAAGTGAAAAGGAATCTGCTTTGGTAGATGAAGTCCTAACCTTAGAGACCCAGCAGGAAATGTCGGATGAACCTGTGACTTCCCACACTGAAAATGCCAGGATGCCTGACAACATAGATGCTTCTACGTCCAGGGATTTGGAGTCTGCAGACATTGAAAAGTCCCATGTTGATGATATCCTGGTATCCGATGCATCGTCGAGGAAAAGTGACCTTATTGAGAATAAAGAAGTTCCTGTTACAAAATCCAGTCCTTCAGAACAGCAGTTTGCTCCTGTTTCAACTTCTGTTCATTCTGAGGCTACTTCGAAGCATGAAGGGGATATTGTGGACAATAGTGGGGGCAGCATGGGCTCCATTGTCAGTTCTAAGGACAAAGCTGCAGAATTGACTAGAACAAAGAGTACCACTGGCAAGCttaagaagaagatgaaagtAATTCTTCAGAAAGCAGATGCTGCTGGGACAACTTCTGATCTTTATATGGCGTATAAAGGTCctgaagagaagaaagaaagtaCCAGTTCTGAAGTAATAGAAAGCAACTCTGCTATTTCTAAAGACGCAGTAGCAGATGCATATTTAGTGGACTCTGTAGTTAGTGAGAAAGGTGTGCAGAACAAATTTGAACCAGACGATTGGGAGGATGCTGCTGATATATCTACACCAAAACTGGAAAATTCAGATAATAGGGAGCAGGTTCTTGGCGGAACAGTTGAACATGGAAAAGATGGGAAAAAATATTCCAGAGATTTCCTCTTGAAGTTCTCAGAGCAGTGTACTGATCTTCCAGAAAGTTTCGAAATTACATCTGATATAGGAGATGCTTTGATGACTGTTAATATTTCCCAATTTGTTGAACGGGAATCATTTCCTAGTCCAGGAAGAGTGATGGATCGGTCAAATAGCGGATCTAGGATGGATCGTCGGGGTGGCAATGTGGCCGATAATGACCGATGGAGTAAACTACCTGGACCTTATGGCATGGGGAGGGATTTACATTTGGATATTGGTTTAGGAGGAAATGTAGGTTTTCGACCTCAAGGAGGCAATTTTGGCGTTCTAAGGAATCCAAGAACACAGGCACCCATTCAATATGTAGGGGGAATTCTATCAGGGCCCATGCAAGCAATGGGTTCTCATGGTGGTATGCAAAGAAATAGCCCAGATGCTGAAAGATGGCAGCGTGCTACGAATTTCCAGCAGAAGGGATTGATTCCTTCTCCTCAGACTCCCATGCAGATAATGCACAAGGCTGAAAGAAAGTATGAAGTCGGTAAAATAACAGATGAAGAACAGTCCAAGCAAAGACAGCTGAAAGCCATCTTGAACAAGCTAACTCCTCAGAATTTTGAAAAGCTTTTTGAGCAGGTAAAAGCAGTTAACATTGACAATGCTGTCACACTTACTGGTGTTATATCGCAGATCTTTGACAAGGCTTTAATGGAGCCTACTTTCTGTGAGATGTATGCCAACTTCTGCCATCATCTAGCTGGAGAGTTGCCTGATTTCACTGAAAATAATGAAAGGATTACCTTTAAGAGGCTACTTCTAAACAAGTGTCAGGAGGAATTTGAGAGAGGCGAGAGAGAACAGGAAGAAGCTAATAAAGCTGATGAAGAGGGTGAGACTAAACAGTCTccagaagaaagagaggagaaAAGAACGAATGCACGAAGACGAATGCTCGGTAACATAAGGCTAATTGGTGAATTGTATAAGAAGAAAATGTTGACAGAAAGAATAATGCATGAATGTATTAAAAAGCTTCTGGGTCAGTATCAGAATCCTGACGAGGAAGATGTCGAGGCTTTGTGCAAACTGATGAGCACAATTGGAGAGATGATTGACCACCCCAAAGCTAAGGAacatatggatgcatactttgaCAGGATgtttaaattatcaaacaacaTGAAACTTTCTTCTAGGGTTAGGTTTATGTTGAAGGACGCCATTGATCTGAGGAGGAACAAATGGCAGCAAAGGAGGAAGGTTGAAGGGCCAAAAAAGATTGATGAAGTGCACAGAGATGCTGCACAAGAGCGACATCATCAAAGTAGTAGGATTTCTCGCAATCCTACCATCAATCCTCCCCCAAGAAGGGCGCCAATGGATTTTGGTCCAAGAGGTTCTGGCATGGTATTTTCTCCAAATCAACAGATGGGTGGATTCCATGGTTTGCCTGCTCAAGCTCGAGGTTTTGGCAATCAGGATGTTCGTTATGAAGAGAGACAATCATACGAGGCTAGAACTTTGTCAGTTCCCTTGCCTCGGCCTCTTGGCGACGACTCTATAACATTGGGTCCCCAAGGTGGACTTGCTCGAGGAATGTCCATTAGAGGGACACCTGCAATGGCAACCACTTCTATAGCTGAGTTTTCCCCTAACCCAGGTGACTCAAGAAGAATGGCAGCTGGTTTGAATGGTTTTAGTACTGCAGCTGAGAGGCAGGCTTACAGTCCAAGGGAGGATTTTGTTCCAAG ggaTCTGCGGGCTCAAGATCGCAGTTTTGATAGGCCTCTTGCAACATCACCACCTGGACGAGCTCAGCCACCGACTCTCACCCAAAACCCTCCCTCAGAAAAGGTTTGGCCTGAAGAACAATTGCGGGACATGTCAATGGCAGCAATCAAAGAATTTTACAG TGCCAGGGATGAGGGAGAAGTTGCGTTATGCATCAAGGATTTGAATTCTTCAAGTTTTCATCCGTCGATGATCTCTCTCTGGGTTACTGATTCATTCGAGAGGAAGGACATGGAGAGAGATCTTTTGACCAAGCTTCTCGTAAATCTTGCAAGGTCTCAAGATGCAATGTTAACTTCACCGCAGCTAATCAAAGG GTTCGATTTGGTTCTGGCCACGCTGGAGGATGCTGTAAACGACGCCCCAAAAGCAGCAGAGTTTCTGGGGCGTATGTTTGGGAAAGCAGTAGTAGAAAACGTGGTAGCACTGGGAGAGATCGGGAAGTTATTATACACAGGCGGAGAGGAACCAGGACGACTACTCGAAATCGGACTCGCAGGGGACGTTCTAGGAAGTACAATGGAGATGATAAGATCAGAGAAAGGAGAAAGTGTCTTAAATGAGATTAAAAATAGCTCGAATTTGCATGTGGAGGATTTCCGGCCTCCGGATCCTAACCGATCAAGGATACTAGAAAAATTTATTAGATGA
- the LOC136216488 gene encoding eukaryotic translation initiation factor 4G isoform X2 produces MSFNQSRSDKSDTQYRKSGRSAGSNQQRTSSGAYGKGGGGGPALSPSSSNTNSNRSFKKNSNAQGGQSRVNAQAVNSSDPANSSGHRHVQNGAHSQPPLHVGTAKPVETSTTQRSARPVPKAPTSQSTSLSSENASPVTPTKSPGDASKAFPFQFGSISPGFMNGMQIPARTSSAPPNLDEQKRDQARNDNFRPAPPLPIPAPKQQIPRKDMGAVDQSNAGEAYPVPKAKKDIQVSAALPVSQTQKSSVLPMPMTSMQMPFHQSPVSVQFGGPNSQIQPQGVPPTSLQMPMPMTALPPQGQQPMFVPGLQPHPMQPQGIMHQGQGLAFAPQMGPQMPPQLGNLAIGISSQYPQQQGGKFGGQRKTTVKITDPKTHEELRLDKRTDTYVDSGSTGLRSHPNMPPQSQPIPSYAPTHPINYYPNSYNPNNLFFQPSSSLPLTSGQTVPNSQPPRFNYSVSQGLPNASIANPSAVNSLPNKSGISMHVKAEPPNLEQMRDAHNVISSASSGTVQVKVKPATSTGEKVVDSLSSNSSSAVEKGLSSKLSRLPVEGNLSPGQKDSENILDSSLRHSQPGTDSLVPKSVAVASGQSVPAIVENIASNSVSLPVPVHPEESVLVGTCPEGGRKESLSRSNSIKDHQKKQGKKGYIQSHQIGGQSTSVSSVPSRTQEQGISSNIGVSDSMDIKATPTSSLVVGEASTESVPTVGISTSDVSEANVNHSGDSSVGIRGVIDSLQSKDDSVKLEDKNSEISEESIASKSIDHINQSEKESALVDEVLTLETQQEMSDEPVTSHTENARMPDNIDASTSRDLESADIEKSHVDDILVSDASSRKSDLIENKEVPVTKSSPSEQQFAPVSTSVHSEATSKHEGDIVDNSGGSMGSIVSSKDKAAELTRTKSTTGKLKKKMKVILQKADAAGTTSDLYMAYKGPEEKKESTSSEVIESNSAISKDAVADAYLVDSVVSEKGVQNKFEPDDWEDAADISTPKLENSDNREQVLGGTVEHGKDGKKYSRDFLLKFSEQCTDLPESFEITSDIGDALMTVNISQFVERESFPSPGRVMDRSNSGSRMDRRGGNVADNDRWSKLPGPYGMGRDLHLDIGLGGNVGFRPQGGNFGVLRNPRTQAPIQYVGGILSGPMQAMGSHGGMQRNSPDAERWQRATNFQQKGLIPSPQTPMQIMHKAERKYEVGKITDEEQSKQRQLKAILNKLTPQNFEKLFEQVKAVNIDNAVTLTGVISQIFDKALMEPTFCEMYANFCHHLAGELPDFTENNERITFKRLLLNKCQEEFERGEREQEEANKADEEGETKQSPEEREEKRTNARRRMLGNIRLIGELYKKKMLTERIMHECIKKLLGQYQNPDEEDVEALCKLMSTIGEMIDHPKAKEHMDAYFDRMFKLSNNMKLSSRVRFMLKDAIDLRRNKWQQRRKVEGPKKIDEVHRDAAQERHHQSSRISRNPTINPPPRRAPMDFGPRGSGMVFSPNQQMGGFHGLPAQARGFGNQDVRYEERQSYEARTLSVPLPRPLGDDSITLGPQGGLARGMSIRGTPAMATTSIAEFSPNPGDSRRMAAGLNGFSTAAERQAYSPREDFVPRDLRAQDRSFDRPLATSPPGRAQPPTLTQNPPSEKVWPEEQLRDMSMAAIKEFYSARDEGEVALCIKDLNSSSFHPSMISLWVTDSFERKDMERDLLTKLLVNLARSQDAMLTSPQLIKGFDLVLATLEDAVNDAPKAAEFLGRMFGKAVVENVVALGEIGKLLYTGGEEPGRLLEIGLAGDVLGSTMEMIRSEKGESVLNEIKNSSNLHVEDFRPPDPNRSRILEKFIR; encoded by the exons ATGTCCTTCAATCAATCCAGGTCCGATAAGAGTGACACACAGTATCGGAAATCAGGACGATCCGCCGGCTCTAATCAGCAGCGGACCTCCTCAGGTGCTTACGGTAAGGGCGGTGGTGGCGGGCCCGCCCTCTCACCGTCTTCATCTAATACCAACTCTAATCGGAG TTTTAAGAAGAATAGCAATGCTCAAGGTGGGCAATCTAGGGTGAATGCACAAGCTGTGAATTCTTCTGATCCTGCCAACTCTTCTGGTCATCGTCATGTACAGAATGGTGCCCATTCGCAGCCTCCATTACACG TTGGTACTGCTAAGCCGGTTGAAACATCAACCACTCAGAGGAGTGCCCGACCTGTTCCAAAGGCTCCAACTTCTCAATCTACCTCCTTGAGCTCTGAGAATGCGTCACCTGTGACACCCACCAAGA GTCCTGGAGATGCATCTAAGGCATTCCCATTTCAGTTTGGGTCCATAAGTCCTGGTTTCATGAATGGGATGCAG ATTCCAGCTCGGACAAGCTCGGCTCCTCCAAATTTGGATGAGCAGAAACGTGACCAG GCACGCAATGATAACTTCCGACCTGCACCACCATTGCCAATTCCTGCTCCTAAGCAGCAAATACCAAGGAAGGATATGGGTGCTGTTGACCAATCTAATGCTGGAGAGGCTTATCCAGTACCTAAAGCGAAAAAAGATATCCAAGTCTCAGCTGCATTACCCGTGAGCCAAACACAGAAGTCATCTGTTCTTCCAATGCCCATGACTTCCATGCAAATGCCATTTCATCAGTCACCAGTGTCTGTGCAGTTTGGCGGTCCTAATTCGCAGATTCAGCCTCAAGGTGTCCCACCAACTTCGCTTCAAATGCCAATGCCAATGACAGCCTTACCACCCCAAGGGCAACAGCCAATGTTTGTTCCAGGCCTTCAACCCCATCCTATGCAGCCTCAAGGAATCATGCATCAAGGCCAGGGTTTGGCTTTTGCTCCTCAAATGGGTCCCCAGATGCCTCCTCAGCTAGGCAACTTAGCAATTGGGATCTCCTCTCAATATCCTCAACAACAGGGTGGAAAATTTGGAGGTCAAAGGAAAACAACAGTGAAGATCACTGATCCAAAAACGCATGAAGAGCTGAGGCTTGATAAGCGGACAGATACATATGTCGATAGTGGATCAACAGGTCTTAGGTCACATCCTAACATGCCTCCTCAGTCACAGCCGATCCCATCATATGCTCCTACCCATCCAATCAATTATTACCCAAACTCTTATAATCCAAATAATCTATTTTTCCAGCCATCAAGCTCTCTGCCACTGACCAGTGGCCAGACAGTACCCAATTCTCAGCCGCCTAGGTTCAATTATTCTGTTAGCCAAGGTCTTCCGAATGCATCAATTGCGAATCCATCTGCTGTTAATTCTCTACCCAACAAGTCTGGAATTTCAATGCATGTTAAGGCAGAGCCACCTAATCTGGAACAAATGCGAGATGCGCATAATGTGATATCGTCTGCTTCTTCTGGAACGGTGCAGGTGAAAGTAAAACCAGCTACTTCTACTGGGGAGAAGGTCGTGGATTCACTATCATCAAACAGCTCATCTGCTGTTGAGAAGGGATTATCCAGTAAACTTTCTAGACTTCCGGTGGAAGGTAACTTATCTCCTGGGCAGAAGGATTCAGAGAATATTCTTGACAGTTCTTTACGTCATTCACAACCTGGCACTGACTCTTTAGTGCCCAAGTCAGTTGCAGTGGCTTCTGGACAATCTGTACCAGCCATTGTTGAAAATATCGCATCCAATTCTGTGTCACTTCCTGTACCTGTGCACCCAGAGGAATCTGTACTGGTCGGCACCTGTCCTGAAGGTGGAAGAAAGGAAAGTCTGAGCAGGTCAAACTCCATTAAGGATCATCAGAAGAAGCAAGGGAAAAAGGGTTATATCCAGTCGCACCAG ATTGGTGGTCAATCTACATCAGTCTCAAGCGTTCCTTCTCGTACTCAAGAACAGGGTATATCTTCTAATATTGGAGTTTCTGATTCCATGGACATTAAAGCAACCCCTACATCATCATTAGTGGTTGGTGAAGCTTCAACAGAATCAGTCCCAACAGTTGGTATTTCCACATCTGATGTTTCTGAAGCGAATGTGAATCATTCTGGAGATAGTTCTGTTGGTATTCGAGGTGTTATTGATAGTTTGCAATCAAAGGATGACAGTGTCAAGCTAGAAGATAAAAATTCTGAGATTTCTGAGGAGTCTATAGCCTCAAAATCGATAGACCATATCAATCAAAGTGAAAAGGAATCTGCTTTGGTAGATGAAGTCCTAACCTTAGAGACCCAGCAGGAAATGTCGGATGAACCTGTGACTTCCCACACTGAAAATGCCAGGATGCCTGACAACATAGATGCTTCTACGTCCAGGGATTTGGAGTCTGCAGACATTGAAAAGTCCCATGTTGATGATATCCTGGTATCCGATGCATCGTCGAGGAAAAGTGACCTTATTGAGAATAAAGAAGTTCCTGTTACAAAATCCAGTCCTTCAGAACAGCAGTTTGCTCCTGTTTCAACTTCTGTTCATTCTGAGGCTACTTCGAAGCATGAAGGGGATATTGTGGACAATAGTGGGGGCAGCATGGGCTCCATTGTCAGTTCTAAGGACAAAGCTGCAGAATTGACTAGAACAAAGAGTACCACTGGCAAGCttaagaagaagatgaaagtAATTCTTCAGAAAGCAGATGCTGCTGGGACAACTTCTGATCTTTATATGGCGTATAAAGGTCctgaagagaagaaagaaagtaCCAGTTCTGAAGTAATAGAAAGCAACTCTGCTATTTCTAAAGACGCAGTAGCAGATGCATATTTAGTGGACTCTGTAGTTAGTGAGAAAGGTGTGCAGAACAAATTTGAACCAGACGATTGGGAGGATGCTGCTGATATATCTACACCAAAACTGGAAAATTCAGATAATAGGGAGCAGGTTCTTGGCGGAACAGTTGAACATGGAAAAGATGGGAAAAAATATTCCAGAGATTTCCTCTTGAAGTTCTCAGAGCAGTGTACTGATCTTCCAGAAAGTTTCGAAATTACATCTGATATAGGAGATGCTTTGATGACTGTTAATATTTCCCAATTTGTTGAACGGGAATCATTTCCTAGTCCAGGAAGAGTGATGGATCGGTCAAATAGCGGATCTAGGATGGATCGTCGGGGTGGCAATGTGGCCGATAATGACCGATGGAGTAAACTACCTGGACCTTATGGCATGGGGAGGGATTTACATTTGGATATTGGTTTAGGAGGAAATGTAGGTTTTCGACCTCAAGGAGGCAATTTTGGCGTTCTAAGGAATCCAAGAACACAGGCACCCATTCAATATGTAGGGGGAATTCTATCAGGGCCCATGCAAGCAATGGGTTCTCATGGTGGTATGCAAAGAAATAGCCCAGATGCTGAAAGATGGCAGCGTGCTACGAATTTCCAGCAGAAGGGATTGATTCCTTCTCCTCAGACTCCCATGCAGATAATGCACAAGGCTGAAAGAAAGTATGAAGTCGGTAAAATAACAGATGAAGAACAGTCCAAGCAAAGACAGCTGAAAGCCATCTTGAACAAGCTAACTCCTCAGAATTTTGAAAAGCTTTTTGAGCAGGTAAAAGCAGTTAACATTGACAATGCTGTCACACTTACTGGTGTTATATCGCAGATCTTTGACAAGGCTTTAATGGAGCCTACTTTCTGTGAGATGTATGCCAACTTCTGCCATCATCTAGCTGGAGAGTTGCCTGATTTCACTGAAAATAATGAAAGGATTACCTTTAAGAGGCTACTTCTAAACAAGTGTCAGGAGGAATTTGAGAGAGGCGAGAGAGAACAGGAAGAAGCTAATAAAGCTGATGAAGAGGGTGAGACTAAACAGTCTccagaagaaagagaggagaaAAGAACGAATGCACGAAGACGAATGCTCGGTAACATAAGGCTAATTGGTGAATTGTATAAGAAGAAAATGTTGACAGAAAGAATAATGCATGAATGTATTAAAAAGCTTCTGGGTCAGTATCAGAATCCTGACGAGGAAGATGTCGAGGCTTTGTGCAAACTGATGAGCACAATTGGAGAGATGATTGACCACCCCAAAGCTAAGGAacatatggatgcatactttgaCAGGATgtttaaattatcaaacaacaTGAAACTTTCTTCTAGGGTTAGGTTTATGTTGAAGGACGCCATTGATCTGAGGAGGAACAAATGGCAGCAAAGGAGGAAGGTTGAAGGGCCAAAAAAGATTGATGAAGTGCACAGAGATGCTGCACAAGAGCGACATCATCAAAGTAGTAGGATTTCTCGCAATCCTACCATCAATCCTCCCCCAAGAAGGGCGCCAATGGATTTTGGTCCAAGAGGTTCTGGCATGGTATTTTCTCCAAATCAACAGATGGGTGGATTCCATGGTTTGCCTGCTCAAGCTCGAGGTTTTGGCAATCAGGATGTTCGTTATGAAGAGAGACAATCATACGAGGCTAGAACTTTGTCAGTTCCCTTGCCTCGGCCTCTTGGCGACGACTCTATAACATTGGGTCCCCAAGGTGGACTTGCTCGAGGAATGTCCATTAGAGGGACACCTGCAATGGCAACCACTTCTATAGCTGAGTTTTCCCCTAACCCAGGTGACTCAAGAAGAATGGCAGCTGGTTTGAATGGTTTTAGTACTGCAGCTGAGAGGCAGGCTTACAGTCCAAGGGAGGATTTTGTTCCAAG ggaTCTGCGGGCTCAAGATCGCAGTTTTGATAGGCCTCTTGCAACATCACCACCTGGACGAGCTCAGCCACCGACTCTCACCCAAAACCCTCCCTCAGAAAAGGTTTGGCCTGAAGAACAATTGCGGGACATGTCAATGGCAGCAATCAAAGAATTTTACAG TGCCAGGGATGAGGGAGAAGTTGCGTTATGCATCAAGGATTTGAATTCTTCAAGTTTTCATCCGTCGATGATCTCTCTCTGGGTTACTGATTCATTCGAGAGGAAGGACATGGAGAGAGATCTTTTGACCAAGCTTCTCGTAAATCTTGCAAGGTCTCAAGATGCAATGTTAACTTCACCGCAGCTAATCAAAGG GTTCGATTTGGTTCTGGCCACGCTGGAGGATGCTGTAAACGACGCCCCAAAAGCAGCAGAGTTTCTGGGGCGTATGTTTGGGAAAGCAGTAGTAGAAAACGTGGTAGCACTGGGAGAGATCGGGAAGTTATTATACACAGGCGGAGAGGAACCAGGACGACTACTCGAAATCGGACTCGCAGGGGACGTTCTAGGAAGTACAATGGAGATGATAAGATCAGAGAAAGGAGAAAGTGTCTTAAATGAGATTAAAAATAGCTCGAATTTGCATGTGGAGGATTTCCGGCCTCCGGATCCTAACCGATCAAGGATACTAGAAAAATTTATTAGATGA